In Streptomyces sp. SN-593, a single genomic region encodes these proteins:
- a CDS encoding DUF6907 domain-containing protein, translating into MSPTTLLTKPDPTTRPPEPTPPCTWTITTVEGITLTGHQPDWSMDDPSQTGMTLDQAVNYLREHAHYTMLPVDPVLPPATLDINGTRYRESTSAMFAAQIACHPYTPQQHQRTPTASLTIVEEWDFENLTPTDLARFATQIRTQADYFENTVLPELTTAREDWILYTGGGAAGAP; encoded by the coding sequence ATGAGCCCCACCACCCTGCTCACCAAGCCCGACCCCACCACACGGCCACCGGAACCGACCCCGCCCTGCACCTGGACGATCACCACCGTCGAGGGAATCACCCTCACCGGCCACCAGCCCGACTGGTCCATGGACGACCCCAGCCAGACCGGCATGACACTGGACCAGGCCGTGAATTACCTGCGCGAACACGCCCACTACACGATGCTCCCCGTCGACCCCGTCCTCCCGCCCGCCACCCTCGACATCAACGGCACCCGCTACCGCGAGTCCACCAGCGCGATGTTCGCCGCCCAGATCGCCTGCCACCCCTACACCCCGCAGCAACACCAACGCACGCCCACCGCCAGCCTCACCATCGTCGAAGAGTGGGACTTCGAGAACCTCACCCCCACCGACCTCGCCCGCTTCGCCACCCAAATCCGCACCCAGGCCGACTACTTCGAGAACACCGTCCTCCCCGAACTGACCACCGC